One part of the Mariniblastus fucicola genome encodes these proteins:
- a CDS encoding redoxin domain-containing protein has product MICRVLLSSFLALMLMPAIAGAQQANGPEVGSQIDEFSLQDQHGTSHKLSELLADGPVALVVFRSADWCPFCRKQLAQLQSDLKAIEESGLKLVGISYDKVDVLAKYAAAEGIQYPLLSDPGSKIIRKIGAVNSEPKEGSRKFNVAHPMTILIGQDSKVVSVVPTTVRQRPGVQEFVEAWKAANKSSTESETESEAPKSALQFKVDNIDGEPVELSKYKGKVVVMVNVASKCGLTPQYEKLQGLYDAHKDDGLMILGFPCNQFGKQEPGTEEEIKSFCQENYGVEFDMFSKLNVNGDEADPLYKYLTAQKTNPKGAGAVKWNFEKFVIDREGNLVGRFSSRTDPEGDEFKAFLAKYLKSEK; this is encoded by the coding sequence ATGATTTGTCGAGTATTGTTGTCTTCTTTTTTGGCTCTCATGTTGATGCCCGCGATTGCCGGCGCACAACAAGCCAACGGGCCCGAAGTCGGCTCGCAAATCGACGAGTTCTCTCTGCAGGACCAGCACGGCACAAGCCATAAGCTGAGCGAACTGTTGGCGGACGGACCGGTTGCTCTGGTCGTTTTCCGTTCCGCGGACTGGTGTCCGTTCTGTCGCAAGCAACTGGCTCAGCTGCAAAGCGATTTGAAAGCCATCGAAGAATCAGGACTGAAACTGGTCGGTATTAGCTACGACAAAGTCGACGTGTTGGCCAAGTACGCAGCAGCAGAAGGAATCCAGTATCCGCTCTTGTCTGATCCTGGCAGCAAGATCATTCGCAAGATTGGCGCCGTCAACAGCGAACCCAAAGAAGGCTCTCGCAAGTTCAATGTTGCTCATCCGATGACCATTCTGATCGGTCAGGATAGCAAAGTCGTTTCGGTTGTTCCTACAACCGTTCGGCAACGACCCGGAGTTCAGGAGTTTGTCGAAGCATGGAAGGCGGCCAACAAGTCGTCGACTGAATCAGAAACTGAATCGGAAGCTCCAAAATCGGCGTTGCAATTCAAAGTCGACAACATCGACGGCGAACCAGTCGAACTGTCAAAGTACAAAGGGAAAGTCGTCGTGATGGTCAACGTGGCCAGCAAGTGCGGTTTGACGCCCCAGTATGAAAAATTGCAAGGTCTTTACGACGCCCACAAAGACGACGGTTTGATGATCCTCGGTTTTCCGTGCAACCAGTTTGGCAAACAGGAACCGGGAACTGAAGAAGAGATCAAATCGTTCTGCCAGGAAAACTATGGCGTTGAATTCGACATGTTTTCGAAGTTGAACGTGAACGGCGACGAAGCGGATCCGCTTTACAAATACCTTACGGCTCAAAAGACGAACCCAAAAGGTGCCGGTGCGGTGAAGTGGAACTTTGAAAAGTTCGTGATCGATCGCGAGGGAAATCTCGTCGGGCGGTTCAGTTCACGGACGGACCCTGAAGGCGACGAATTCAAAGCCTTCCTGGCTAAATACCTCAAGTCTGAAAAGTAG
- a CDS encoding PfkB family carbohydrate kinase has protein sequence MSSNLNPGPVAVIGEVLFDHFSDGNRIVGGAPFNVAWNIAALGLRPVFISGIGDDAEASEVIKAMQRWDLATHGVQIHPALPTGRVDVSFADDGEPSYEIASDQAWDVLNFDRFKAAYDQPPGSIDIVYHGSLAFRSPVNRTFLKEFDQTVNGSRFVDLNVRDPWFDESLMPEIVGGAKWLKLSKAELERISGQSIDANSLQSVRDAVDHFIAAADYDAPLVYLVTFGKAGACWIGEEGDFFQTVTPTDDFVDSVGAGDAFTSAAIDGVARNLSPQQILAHAVEFASRACTIRGATTFDRDHYKAFSSTSL, from the coding sequence ATGAGCTCTAACTTAAATCCAGGCCCTGTTGCTGTCATCGGTGAAGTTCTATTTGATCACTTCTCTGACGGTAATAGAATTGTTGGTGGTGCTCCGTTTAACGTTGCCTGGAACATCGCCGCACTTGGATTGAGACCTGTTTTTATTTCAGGGATTGGGGACGACGCGGAAGCCTCCGAGGTCATTAAGGCCATGCAGCGATGGGATCTTGCAACGCATGGAGTTCAGATACATCCGGCGTTGCCAACGGGGCGTGTTGACGTTTCGTTTGCCGATGATGGCGAGCCTTCTTATGAAATCGCCAGTGATCAAGCCTGGGACGTTCTGAATTTCGACCGTTTCAAAGCGGCTTACGATCAGCCGCCAGGTTCGATCGACATTGTCTATCACGGTTCGCTGGCGTTCCGCAGTCCGGTTAACAGGACGTTTCTGAAAGAGTTCGACCAGACGGTTAACGGTTCGCGATTTGTAGATCTTAACGTTCGCGACCCGTGGTTTGATGAGTCACTCATGCCTGAGATCGTTGGCGGCGCGAAATGGTTGAAGCTCAGCAAAGCGGAGCTCGAACGAATCAGCGGTCAGTCAATTGACGCGAATTCTTTGCAGAGCGTTCGCGACGCCGTCGACCACTTCATTGCCGCAGCAGACTACGACGCACCGCTGGTGTATCTGGTTACGTTTGGCAAGGCAGGCGCGTGCTGGATCGGGGAGGAGGGTGACTTCTTCCAAACGGTGACTCCAACGGATGACTTCGTGGATTCTGTTGGTGCGGGCGACGCGTTCACATCGGCTGCCATCGATGGCGTGGCCAGAAATCTTTCGCCACAACAAATCCTTGCTCACGCAGTCGAGTTCGCTTCCCGGGCGTGCACGATACGAGGCGCGACGACGTTCGACCGGGATCACTACAAGGCTTTTAGCAGCACCAGTCTCTAA
- a CDS encoding DNA-3-methyladenine glycosylase: MPKLPFKFWNRHPSIVAAELIGHTLTRLLEDGSRLSGRIIETEAYHHSEAACHAYRFENRERSDRVAHFFGPAGVTYVYLNYGIHHLLNVITGPDEDGSAVLIRAIEPKSGIDRMRLNRGNVRDKNLCNGPGKLTSALSIDLSHNKVKLHRGEDQIAFSRPNLDAIVELSAGPRVGISKATDLPWRFAERDNPNISKAKENRLLVPISSP; the protein is encoded by the coding sequence ATGCCCAAGCTTCCCTTCAAATTTTGGAACCGACATCCCTCCATCGTCGCCGCAGAACTGATCGGGCACACGTTGACGCGATTGCTCGAAGACGGATCAAGGCTTAGCGGACGAATCATCGAAACCGAAGCTTATCACCACAGCGAAGCGGCCTGCCACGCATATCGGTTTGAGAACCGCGAACGGTCCGACCGCGTGGCTCATTTTTTTGGCCCCGCCGGCGTGACCTATGTTTATCTCAACTACGGGATCCACCATTTACTGAACGTCATCACCGGACCGGATGAAGACGGTAGCGCGGTGCTGATTCGCGCGATCGAACCGAAGTCCGGGATCGATAGAATGCGACTCAATCGGGGCAACGTTCGCGACAAAAATCTCTGCAATGGACCCGGGAAACTGACGTCTGCTCTGTCGATCGACTTGAGCCACAACAAGGTCAAGCTTCATCGCGGTGAAGACCAAATCGCATTCTCTCGCCCGAACTTAGACGCGATAGTCGAGCTTTCGGCGGGACCGCGAGTTGGGATTTCGAAAGCAACCGATCTTCCCTGGCGGTTTGCCGAACGGGACAACCCGAACATCAGCAAAGCCAAGGAAAACAGGCTGTTGGTGCCGATTTCAAGCCCGTAG
- a CDS encoding HAD family hydrolase — protein MISELINTHSPLDTEQAAAPKPKNDGLKIMMISLHGLVRGDEMELGRDADTGGQVKYVVELARELAESPGVREVELLTRQIRDPNIDESYAQIEEALAENAKIIRIPFGPKRYLKKESLWPYLEMFVDQTLQHVRRNGVPDIIHGHYADAGYAGSQLARLLHVPFIFTGHSLGRVKKQRLLVNKSGEEQEKSLEKKYKLKTRTEAEEVALETASMVVTSTNQEVTDQYELYDHYEPSRMEVIPPGVDLKQFNPDGDPTRIGEVAQSLDRFLREPEKPMILVMARPDERKNLESAVRVYGENKDLQEIANLVMVMGTREDIEKLPSAQQSILRRVLFLIDKYDLYGKVAYPKSHNPSDVANFYRLAKQRKGVFVNPAFTEPFGLTLLEAGAVGVPIVATNDGGPRDIIANCRNGMLIDVMDDQSIYRALKLSLTDQEQWQEWSENGINNTRDYYSWGSHASKYLRDVEEIFKSARSPHIVNRPARRLPEFDRLIIADLDNTITGDAESFAAFKQLIEENDHIGFGVTTGRRLEKAVEMIDDLGLPKPDLLDTDSGTQLHYGESLNADLSWRKSIGFAWDPAKVRETLEPLEGVDLQDNVEQSEFKIGYKLDPNCKTSPAKIRKLLRAAGVRAKVITSLGTFVDIIPVRGGSDLSLRHVLWKWSFTPENVLVAGDSGNDAGMLLGRTLGVVVANHGPELNRLRNRPRIYFASKPNAGGILEGIEYYNFLGNITIPNDRIE, from the coding sequence ATGATTTCCGAATTGATCAATACGCATTCGCCGCTTGATACAGAACAGGCTGCAGCACCGAAACCAAAAAACGATGGCCTCAAGATCATGATGATCAGTCTTCATGGACTGGTCCGCGGCGATGAAATGGAACTCGGACGCGATGCCGACACTGGCGGACAGGTCAAGTACGTCGTGGAACTGGCTCGCGAACTGGCCGAGAGTCCTGGTGTCCGCGAAGTCGAATTGTTGACGCGTCAAATTCGTGATCCGAACATCGACGAAAGCTACGCGCAGATTGAAGAAGCGCTGGCGGAAAACGCAAAGATCATCCGTATCCCTTTCGGCCCCAAGCGATACCTGAAAAAAGAATCACTGTGGCCCTATCTGGAAATGTTTGTCGACCAAACGCTGCAGCACGTTCGGCGCAACGGCGTTCCGGACATCATCCATGGCCACTACGCCGACGCGGGCTACGCGGGTTCACAATTGGCCAGACTGTTGCACGTACCGTTTATCTTTACGGGCCATTCACTGGGACGGGTCAAGAAACAGCGGCTGTTGGTGAACAAGTCTGGCGAGGAGCAGGAAAAGTCGCTGGAGAAAAAATACAAGCTGAAGACGCGCACCGAAGCCGAAGAAGTTGCACTCGAAACAGCTTCCATGGTCGTCACCAGCACCAATCAGGAAGTCACCGATCAGTACGAGTTGTACGATCACTACGAACCGTCGCGAATGGAAGTCATTCCGCCAGGTGTCGACCTCAAACAGTTCAATCCTGACGGCGACCCAACGCGAATCGGCGAAGTCGCCCAGTCGCTCGATCGTTTTCTGCGGGAACCGGAAAAGCCCATGATCCTGGTCATGGCTCGGCCCGATGAGCGAAAGAACCTTGAGTCGGCTGTCCGTGTCTACGGCGAGAACAAAGACCTTCAGGAGATCGCGAACCTCGTGATGGTGATGGGCACACGAGAGGACATCGAGAAACTGCCTTCGGCTCAACAGTCAATTCTTCGCCGCGTTCTGTTTCTGATCGACAAGTACGATCTGTACGGAAAGGTCGCCTATCCGAAATCGCACAATCCGTCGGACGTCGCAAACTTCTATCGCCTGGCAAAGCAACGCAAAGGCGTATTCGTCAATCCGGCGTTCACCGAACCGTTTGGTTTGACGTTGCTCGAAGCCGGTGCTGTCGGCGTCCCGATCGTTGCGACCAACGACGGCGGGCCGAGAGACATCATTGCGAACTGCCGCAACGGCATGTTGATCGATGTGATGGACGACCAGAGCATCTATCGGGCGCTGAAACTTTCCCTCACCGATCAGGAGCAGTGGCAGGAGTGGTCCGAAAATGGCATCAACAACACGCGGGATTACTACAGTTGGGGCAGTCATGCGAGCAAGTATCTTCGCGACGTCGAAGAGATCTTCAAGTCCGCCCGCTCGCCTCACATTGTTAATCGTCCTGCCCGACGCCTTCCGGAGTTCGATCGTTTGATCATCGCGGACCTCGACAACACAATCACTGGCGACGCAGAATCGTTCGCAGCTTTCAAGCAACTGATTGAAGAAAATGATCACATCGGCTTCGGCGTTACGACGGGCCGGCGTTTGGAAAAAGCAGTAGAGATGATTGACGATTTGGGTTTGCCAAAACCGGATTTATTGGACACCGATTCGGGAACGCAATTGCACTACGGCGAGAGTCTCAATGCCGACCTGAGTTGGAGAAAGTCCATCGGTTTCGCCTGGGATCCAGCTAAAGTTCGTGAGACGCTCGAACCGCTCGAAGGTGTGGATTTGCAAGACAATGTGGAACAGTCGGAATTCAAGATCGGCTACAAGCTTGACCCGAACTGCAAAACGTCTCCCGCCAAGATTCGCAAGCTGCTTCGCGCGGCCGGAGTTCGTGCCAAAGTCATCACATCTTTGGGCACGTTTGTCGATATTATTCCCGTCCGGGGCGGCAGCGATCTGTCGTTGCGTCACGTGCTGTGGAAGTGGAGTTTCACGCCAGAAAACGTTTTGGTGGCCGGAGACTCGGGAAATGACGCTGGCATGCTATTGGGTCGAACCCTCGGCGTGGTCGTCGCCAATCACGGTCCAGAGCTGAATCGGTTGAGAAATCGTCCCAGAATTTATTTCGCCAGCAAGCCTAATGCAGGAGGTATTCTTGAGGGAATCGAGTACTACAACTTCCTCGGAAATATCACCATCCCCAATGATCGTATCGAATAA